Proteins from one Oryza sativa Japonica Group chromosome 12, ASM3414082v1 genomic window:
- the LOC107278207 gene encoding uncharacterized protein, giving the protein MGRRFLNLVVENARSGLYSLRRIPANHLFYPSTRAAEEATAKSQESFNAYVKEHHGRKHPGLHTLEMLGKLPSPMLNFEPTPWDGQRRYRNLEFASLLGNENRILFADHSGHTIVFDADSSTVFAFPNLISDKGCAAISLSIKNNNTNKNISGGMWDEDSLYVMSQSADPETKDYCFEVLNYTSSCKDFRGRTPYWSSLQPPPFANYMHADITSYTVVDSSTIYVSSMEPDATYAFDTVGHQWRRLGCWTMPFDGKAEYVPELKLWFGLSVNHPYSLCACDLLSDAAKPPTVQQQHTWVDLDIPESWLPYNIDLINLGSGRFCVVKIFRHMADDCTGFSDYDDDDAMDSDLIQGKFAVLTGLQIVRPCGKDGDDQGGVRMIKHKSMYYNFWDYEIEWVI; this is encoded by the coding sequence ATGGGGAGGCGATTTCTGAACCTTGTGGTGGAGAACGCCCGCAGTGGACTGTATTCTCTGCGCCGCATACCTGCAAATCATCTCTTCTACCCATCAACAAGAGCAGCTGAAGAGGCCACGGCAAAGTCCCAAGAATCATTCAACGCGTACGTTAAGGAGCACCATGGCAGGAAACACCCAGGCCTCCACACCTTGGAGATGTTGGGGAAGCTTCCCTCTCCCATGCTCAACTTCGAACCAACCCCCTGGGATGGCCAGCGTCGATATAGGAATCTCGAGTTCGCATCTCTCCTCGGCAATGAGAACAGGATCCTCTTTGCCGACCACAGTGGACATACCATCGTCTTTGACGCCGACTCCTCCACCGTCTTTGCCTTTCCCAACCTCATTTCTGACAAGGGTTGTGCAGCCATTTCCCTCTCCATCAAAAACAACAACACCAATAAGAACATTAGTGGCGGCATGTGGGATGAAGACAGCCTCTACGTGATGTCCCAGAGTGCTGACCCTGAAACCAAGGATTACTGCTTTGAAGTGCTCAACTACACTTCTTCCTGTAAGGATTTTCGTGGGAGGACTCCCTATTGGAGTTCTCTACAGCCGCCGCCCTTCGCCAACTACATGCATGCCGACATTACTTCCTACACTGTGGTTGACAGCTCCACTATATATGTTTCTTCTATGGAGCCAGATGCTACTTATGCCTTTGACACAGTGGGGCATCAGTGGCGTCGCCTGGGCTGCTGGACAATGCCATTCGATGGCAAAGCTGAGTATGTGCCGGAGCTCAAGCTGTGGTTCGGACTATCCGTCAACCACCCCTACAGCTTATGCGCTTGTGATCTCCTCTCCGATGCAGCAAAGCCACCCacggtgcagcagcagcacacttGGGTGGACCTCGACATACCTGAATCCTGGTTGCCCTATAACATTGACCTCATCAACCTGGGCAGTGGCAGGTTTTGCGTCGTCAAGATTTTCCGTCATATGGCAGATGACTGCACTGGTTTCTCCGAttacgatgacgatgacgcaATGGACTCTGACCTGATTCAAGGGAAATTCGCTGTCTTAACTGGCCTACAGATAGTTCGCCCTTGTGGTAAAGATGGTGATGATCAAGGTGGTGTCCGGATGATCAAGCACAAGTCCATGTACTACAACTTTTGGGACTATGAAATCGAATGGGTTATCTGA